In Sander lucioperca isolate FBNREF2018 chromosome 21, SLUC_FBN_1.2, whole genome shotgun sequence, the following proteins share a genomic window:
- the ezh1 gene encoding histone-lysine N-methyltransferase EZH1 isoform X2, which produces MEETVAAAPALGTGAAPPTPRPQLPSFVPSRSLLEWRRRVKSEYMRLRQLKRLKKVEEVKTLFMSNRQKIEQQTDLLNAEWSRLRIQSIPLSTSGGAQANKKMCTVEFGFPEFKAQAIAMRPLSTVAGIPFMYSWSPLQNNFMVEDETFLHNIPYMGDEVLEQDEAFLEELIDNYDGVHGDREGGFISDEVFKELVEALSQYSDHEEEEEEEAAVTAVTAVTAVTAATAATAEVTGKKEDERVMRSSVEGSEETKPGTVASIRRKRRSTTEVRDLSSSKKVPNDNIFTAIASMFPYKGTTEELKEKYKDLLEPPSPVKLPPLCTPNLDGPFAKSVQREQSLHSFHTLFCRRCFKYDCFLHPFHATPNVYKRKSKEIRIETEPCGVDCFLLQKGAKEFVDQNMLRSQRSRRRRRQQRPTCSSFPGPSASAEEGKEGYSDHETTSSSEGNSRCQTPTKMRLRDDEGEQQAGCVVQWSGAEESLFRVLHGTYFNNFCSIARLIGSKNCKEVYEFAVKEVLIHRVPLVDGGIEPQKKKRKHRLWAKIQLKKDNLSNQVYNYQPCDHPDHPCDSSCPCVMTQNFCEKFCQCAHECQNRFPGCRCKTQCNTKQCPCYLAVRECDPDLCMTCGTADHWDNKAISCKNCSIQRGLKKHLLLAPSDVAGWGTFIKESVQKNEFISEYCGELISQDEADRRGRIYDKYMSSFLFNLNKDFVVDATRKGNKIRFANHSVNPNCYAKVVMVNGDHRIGIFAKRAILQGEELFFDYRYSQADALKYVGIEREVDMT; this is translated from the exons ATGGAGGAAACAGTTGCTGCAGCTCCAGCCCTTGGCACCGGTGCTGCCCCACCAACCCCAAGACCTCAGCTTCCCTCCTTTGTGCCCTCCCGCAGCCTGCTAGAGTGGAGACGGAGGGTCAAGTCTGAGTATATGCGCCTTCGCCAATTAAAACGCCTTAAAAAAGTAGAGGAGGTCAAG ACCCTGTTCATGTCCAACAGGCAAAAGATTGAACAGCAGACAGATCTCCTGAATGCAGAGTGGTCCAGGCTCAGGATACAGTCCATCCCTCTGTCAACGTCTGGTGGAGCTCAGGCCAacaaaaag ATGTGTACAGTGGAGTTTGGCTTCCCAGAATTCAAAGCTCAAGCCATTGCCATGAGACCCTTGTCAACGGTGGCAGGAATCCCCTTCATGTACTCCTGGTCGCCTCTGCAGAACAACTTCATG GTGGAGGACGAGACGTTCCTTCACAACATCCCATACATGGGCGACGAGGTGCTGGAACAGGACGAGGCCTTCCTGGAGGAACTCATCGACAACTATGATGGTGTCCATGGTGACAGAG AGGGGGGGTTTATCAGTGACGAGGTCTTTAAAGAGCTAGTGGAGGCCCTGAGCCAGTACTCTGACcacgaggaggaggaagaggaggaagcagcgGTGACAGCGGTGACAGCGGTGACAGCGGTGACAGCGGCGACAGCGGCAACGGCTGAGGTGACGGGAAAGAAGGAGGACGAGAGAGTGATGAGGAGCTCAGTGGAGGGTTCAGAAGAGACCAAACCTGGTACTGTGGCATCCatcaggaggaagaggaggagcacTACGGAGG TGAGAGACTTGTCCAGCAGCAAGAAGGTCCCCAACGATAACATATTTACAGCCATCGCCTCAATGTTCCCTTACAAGGGCACCACGGAGGAACTGAAGGAAAA GTACAAGGACCTCCTAGAGCCCCCCAGTCCGGTGAAGCTGCCTCCACTCTGCACCCCCAACCTGGACGGACCCTTTGCTAAATCTGTACAGCGGGAGCAGTCGTTACACTCCTTCCACACGCTCTTCTGCAGACGTTGCTTCAAATACGACTGTTTCCTCCACC CTTTCCATGCTACACCCAATGTTTATAAGAGGAAGAGCAAGGAGATCCGCATTGAGACTGAACCATGTGGTGTAGACTGCTTCCTGTTACAG AAAGGGGCTAAAGAATTTGTGGATCAGAATATGTTACGGTCACAGAGGTCTCGGAGGCGCCGAAGGCAGCAGCGTCCCACCTGCTCCAGCTTTCCTGGACCGTCTGCATCTGCTGAGGAAGGAAAGGAGGGCTACAGTGACCATGAAACCACCTCCTCTTCAG AGGGGAATTCGCGATGCCAGACTCCCACAAAGATGCGTCTAAGGGATGATGAAGGAGAGCAGCAGGCGGGCTGTGTGGTTCAGTGGAGCGGGGCGGAGGAGTCACTCTTTCGGGTGCTACACGGCACTTACTTCAACAACTTCTGCTCCATCGCTCGTCTCATCGGTTCAAAGAACTGCAAGGAG GTGTATGAGTTTGCAGTAAAGGAGGTCCTGATCCATCGTGTTCCTTTGGTTGATGGAGGCATCGAGCCCCAAAAGAAGAAACGGAAACACAG GTTATGGGCAAAGATTCAGCTAAAGAAAG ATAATTTGTCCAATCAGGTGTACAACTATCAGCCATGTGATCACCCCGACCATCCATGCGACAGCTCCTGCCCGTGTGTGATGACCCAGAATTTCTGTGAGAAGTTCTGCCAGTGTGCGCATGAGT GCCAGAACCGCTTCCCAGGCTGCAGGTGCAAGACACAGTGTAACACTAAACAGTGTCCCTGCTACCTGGCCGTGAGGGAATGTGACCCAGATCTGTGCATGACCTGTGGCACTGCAGACCACTGGGACAACAAAGCGATCTCCTGCAAGAACTGCAGCATCCAGAGAGGCCTAAAAAAG CACCTGCTTTTAGCTCCATCAGATGTCGCTGGATGGGGCACCTTCATCAAAGAGTCCGTTCAGAAGAATGAGTTCATCTCTGAATACTGTGGAGAG ctGATCTCCCAAGATGAGGCAGACCGACGTGGAAGGATCTATGACAAATACATGTCTAGCTTCCTTTTCAACTTGAACAAAG ACTTTGTTGTGGATGCCACACGAAAGGGGAATAAAATCCGCTTTGCAAATCATTCAGTTAATCCCAACTGCTACGCTAAAG TGGTAATGGTGAATGGAGACCACCGCATCGGTATTTTTGCCAAACGAGCTATCCTGCAAGGAGAGGAGCTCTTCTTTGACTACAG ATACAGCCAAGCGGATGCCCTCAAATATGTGGGGATAGAGAGGGAGGTAGATATGACTTAG
- the ezh1 gene encoding histone-lysine N-methyltransferase EZH1 isoform X1, which produces MEETVAAAPALGTGAAPPTPRPQLPSFVPSRSLLEWRRRVKSEYMRLRQLKRLKKVEEVKTLFMSNRQKIEQQTDLLNAEWSRLRIQSIPLSTSGGAQANKKMCTVEFGFPEFKAQAIAMRPLSTVAGIPFMYSWSPLQNNFMVEDETFLHNIPYMGDEVLEQDEAFLEELIDNYDGVHGDREGGFISDEVFKELVEALSQYSDHEEEEEEEAAVTAVTAVTAVTAATAATAEVTGKKEDERVMRSSVEGSEETKPGTVASIRRKRRSTTEVRDLSSSKKVPNDNIFTAIASMFPYKGTTEELKEKYKDLLEPPSPVKLPPLCTPNLDGPFAKSVQREQSLHSFHTLFCRRCFKYDCFLHPFHATPNVYKRKSKEIRIETEPCGVDCFLLQKGAKEFVDQNMLRSQRSRRRRRQQRPTCSSFPGPSASAEEGKEGYSDHETTSSSEGNSRCQTPTKMRLRDDEGEQQAGCVVQWSGAEESLFRVLHGTYFNNFCSIARLIGSKNCKEVYEFAVKEVLIHRVPLVDGGIEPQKKKRKHRLWAKIQLKKDNLSNQVYNYQPCDHPDHPCDSSCPCVMTQNFCEKFCQCAHECQNRFPGCRCKTQCNTKQCPCYLAVRECDPDLCMTCGTADHWDNKAISCKNCSIQRGLKKHLLLAPSDVAGWGTFIKESVQKNEFISEYCGELISQDEADRRGRIYDKYMSSFLFNLNKDFVVDATRKGNKIRFANHSVNPNCYAKVVMVNGDHRIGIFAKRAILQGEELFFDYRYSQADALKYVGIERERHVADEFL; this is translated from the exons ATGGAGGAAACAGTTGCTGCAGCTCCAGCCCTTGGCACCGGTGCTGCCCCACCAACCCCAAGACCTCAGCTTCCCTCCTTTGTGCCCTCCCGCAGCCTGCTAGAGTGGAGACGGAGGGTCAAGTCTGAGTATATGCGCCTTCGCCAATTAAAACGCCTTAAAAAAGTAGAGGAGGTCAAG ACCCTGTTCATGTCCAACAGGCAAAAGATTGAACAGCAGACAGATCTCCTGAATGCAGAGTGGTCCAGGCTCAGGATACAGTCCATCCCTCTGTCAACGTCTGGTGGAGCTCAGGCCAacaaaaag ATGTGTACAGTGGAGTTTGGCTTCCCAGAATTCAAAGCTCAAGCCATTGCCATGAGACCCTTGTCAACGGTGGCAGGAATCCCCTTCATGTACTCCTGGTCGCCTCTGCAGAACAACTTCATG GTGGAGGACGAGACGTTCCTTCACAACATCCCATACATGGGCGACGAGGTGCTGGAACAGGACGAGGCCTTCCTGGAGGAACTCATCGACAACTATGATGGTGTCCATGGTGACAGAG AGGGGGGGTTTATCAGTGACGAGGTCTTTAAAGAGCTAGTGGAGGCCCTGAGCCAGTACTCTGACcacgaggaggaggaagaggaggaagcagcgGTGACAGCGGTGACAGCGGTGACAGCGGTGACAGCGGCGACAGCGGCAACGGCTGAGGTGACGGGAAAGAAGGAGGACGAGAGAGTGATGAGGAGCTCAGTGGAGGGTTCAGAAGAGACCAAACCTGGTACTGTGGCATCCatcaggaggaagaggaggagcacTACGGAGG TGAGAGACTTGTCCAGCAGCAAGAAGGTCCCCAACGATAACATATTTACAGCCATCGCCTCAATGTTCCCTTACAAGGGCACCACGGAGGAACTGAAGGAAAA GTACAAGGACCTCCTAGAGCCCCCCAGTCCGGTGAAGCTGCCTCCACTCTGCACCCCCAACCTGGACGGACCCTTTGCTAAATCTGTACAGCGGGAGCAGTCGTTACACTCCTTCCACACGCTCTTCTGCAGACGTTGCTTCAAATACGACTGTTTCCTCCACC CTTTCCATGCTACACCCAATGTTTATAAGAGGAAGAGCAAGGAGATCCGCATTGAGACTGAACCATGTGGTGTAGACTGCTTCCTGTTACAG AAAGGGGCTAAAGAATTTGTGGATCAGAATATGTTACGGTCACAGAGGTCTCGGAGGCGCCGAAGGCAGCAGCGTCCCACCTGCTCCAGCTTTCCTGGACCGTCTGCATCTGCTGAGGAAGGAAAGGAGGGCTACAGTGACCATGAAACCACCTCCTCTTCAG AGGGGAATTCGCGATGCCAGACTCCCACAAAGATGCGTCTAAGGGATGATGAAGGAGAGCAGCAGGCGGGCTGTGTGGTTCAGTGGAGCGGGGCGGAGGAGTCACTCTTTCGGGTGCTACACGGCACTTACTTCAACAACTTCTGCTCCATCGCTCGTCTCATCGGTTCAAAGAACTGCAAGGAG GTGTATGAGTTTGCAGTAAAGGAGGTCCTGATCCATCGTGTTCCTTTGGTTGATGGAGGCATCGAGCCCCAAAAGAAGAAACGGAAACACAG GTTATGGGCAAAGATTCAGCTAAAGAAAG ATAATTTGTCCAATCAGGTGTACAACTATCAGCCATGTGATCACCCCGACCATCCATGCGACAGCTCCTGCCCGTGTGTGATGACCCAGAATTTCTGTGAGAAGTTCTGCCAGTGTGCGCATGAGT GCCAGAACCGCTTCCCAGGCTGCAGGTGCAAGACACAGTGTAACACTAAACAGTGTCCCTGCTACCTGGCCGTGAGGGAATGTGACCCAGATCTGTGCATGACCTGTGGCACTGCAGACCACTGGGACAACAAAGCGATCTCCTGCAAGAACTGCAGCATCCAGAGAGGCCTAAAAAAG CACCTGCTTTTAGCTCCATCAGATGTCGCTGGATGGGGCACCTTCATCAAAGAGTCCGTTCAGAAGAATGAGTTCATCTCTGAATACTGTGGAGAG ctGATCTCCCAAGATGAGGCAGACCGACGTGGAAGGATCTATGACAAATACATGTCTAGCTTCCTTTTCAACTTGAACAAAG ACTTTGTTGTGGATGCCACACGAAAGGGGAATAAAATCCGCTTTGCAAATCATTCAGTTAATCCCAACTGCTACGCTAAAG TGGTAATGGTGAATGGAGACCACCGCATCGGTATTTTTGCCAAACGAGCTATCCTGCAAGGAGAGGAGCTCTTCTTTGACTACAG ATACAGCCAAGCGGATGCCCTCAAATATGTGGGGATAGAGAGGGAG CGTCACGTAGCTGATGAGTTTCTATGA
- the ezh1 gene encoding histone-lysine N-methyltransferase EZH1 isoform X3, translating to MEETVAAAPALGTGAAPPTPRPQLPSFVPSRSLLEWRRRVKSEYMRLRQLKRLKKVEEVKTLFMSNRQKIEQQTDLLNAEWSRLRIQSIPLSTSGGAQANKKMCTVEFGFPEFKAQAIAMRPLSTVAGIPFMYSWSPLQNNFMVEDETFLHNIPYMGDEVLEQDEAFLEELIDNYDGVHGDREGGFISDEVFKELVEALSQYSDHEEEEEEEAAVTAVTAVTAVTAATAATAEVTGKKEDERVMRSSVEGSEETKPGTVASIRRKRRSTTEVRDLSSSKKVPNDNIFTAIASMFPYKGTTEELKEKYKDLLEPPSPVKLPPLCTPNLDGPFAKSVQREQSLHSFHTLFCRRCFKYDCFLHPFHATPNVYKRKSKEIRIETEPCGVDCFLLQKGAKEFVDQNMLRSQRSRRRRRQQRPTCSSFPGPSASAEEGKEGYSDHETTSSSEGNSRCQTPTKMRLRDDEGEQQAGCVVQWSGAEESLFRVLHGTYFNNFCSIARLIGSKNCKEVYEFAVKEVLIHRVPLVDGGIEPQKKKRKHRLWAKIQLKKDNLSNQVYNYQPCDHPDHPCDSSCPCVMTQNFCEKFCQCAHECQNRFPGCRCKTQCNTKQCPCYLAVRECDPDLCMTCGTADHWDNKAISCKNCSIQRGLKKHLLLAPSDVAGWGTFIKESVQKNEFISEYCGELISQDEADRRGRIYDKYMSSFLFNLNKDFVVDATRKGNKIRFANHSVNPNCYAKVVMVNGDHRIGIFAKRAILQGEELFFDYR from the exons ATGGAGGAAACAGTTGCTGCAGCTCCAGCCCTTGGCACCGGTGCTGCCCCACCAACCCCAAGACCTCAGCTTCCCTCCTTTGTGCCCTCCCGCAGCCTGCTAGAGTGGAGACGGAGGGTCAAGTCTGAGTATATGCGCCTTCGCCAATTAAAACGCCTTAAAAAAGTAGAGGAGGTCAAG ACCCTGTTCATGTCCAACAGGCAAAAGATTGAACAGCAGACAGATCTCCTGAATGCAGAGTGGTCCAGGCTCAGGATACAGTCCATCCCTCTGTCAACGTCTGGTGGAGCTCAGGCCAacaaaaag ATGTGTACAGTGGAGTTTGGCTTCCCAGAATTCAAAGCTCAAGCCATTGCCATGAGACCCTTGTCAACGGTGGCAGGAATCCCCTTCATGTACTCCTGGTCGCCTCTGCAGAACAACTTCATG GTGGAGGACGAGACGTTCCTTCACAACATCCCATACATGGGCGACGAGGTGCTGGAACAGGACGAGGCCTTCCTGGAGGAACTCATCGACAACTATGATGGTGTCCATGGTGACAGAG AGGGGGGGTTTATCAGTGACGAGGTCTTTAAAGAGCTAGTGGAGGCCCTGAGCCAGTACTCTGACcacgaggaggaggaagaggaggaagcagcgGTGACAGCGGTGACAGCGGTGACAGCGGTGACAGCGGCGACAGCGGCAACGGCTGAGGTGACGGGAAAGAAGGAGGACGAGAGAGTGATGAGGAGCTCAGTGGAGGGTTCAGAAGAGACCAAACCTGGTACTGTGGCATCCatcaggaggaagaggaggagcacTACGGAGG TGAGAGACTTGTCCAGCAGCAAGAAGGTCCCCAACGATAACATATTTACAGCCATCGCCTCAATGTTCCCTTACAAGGGCACCACGGAGGAACTGAAGGAAAA GTACAAGGACCTCCTAGAGCCCCCCAGTCCGGTGAAGCTGCCTCCACTCTGCACCCCCAACCTGGACGGACCCTTTGCTAAATCTGTACAGCGGGAGCAGTCGTTACACTCCTTCCACACGCTCTTCTGCAGACGTTGCTTCAAATACGACTGTTTCCTCCACC CTTTCCATGCTACACCCAATGTTTATAAGAGGAAGAGCAAGGAGATCCGCATTGAGACTGAACCATGTGGTGTAGACTGCTTCCTGTTACAG AAAGGGGCTAAAGAATTTGTGGATCAGAATATGTTACGGTCACAGAGGTCTCGGAGGCGCCGAAGGCAGCAGCGTCCCACCTGCTCCAGCTTTCCTGGACCGTCTGCATCTGCTGAGGAAGGAAAGGAGGGCTACAGTGACCATGAAACCACCTCCTCTTCAG AGGGGAATTCGCGATGCCAGACTCCCACAAAGATGCGTCTAAGGGATGATGAAGGAGAGCAGCAGGCGGGCTGTGTGGTTCAGTGGAGCGGGGCGGAGGAGTCACTCTTTCGGGTGCTACACGGCACTTACTTCAACAACTTCTGCTCCATCGCTCGTCTCATCGGTTCAAAGAACTGCAAGGAG GTGTATGAGTTTGCAGTAAAGGAGGTCCTGATCCATCGTGTTCCTTTGGTTGATGGAGGCATCGAGCCCCAAAAGAAGAAACGGAAACACAG GTTATGGGCAAAGATTCAGCTAAAGAAAG ATAATTTGTCCAATCAGGTGTACAACTATCAGCCATGTGATCACCCCGACCATCCATGCGACAGCTCCTGCCCGTGTGTGATGACCCAGAATTTCTGTGAGAAGTTCTGCCAGTGTGCGCATGAGT GCCAGAACCGCTTCCCAGGCTGCAGGTGCAAGACACAGTGTAACACTAAACAGTGTCCCTGCTACCTGGCCGTGAGGGAATGTGACCCAGATCTGTGCATGACCTGTGGCACTGCAGACCACTGGGACAACAAAGCGATCTCCTGCAAGAACTGCAGCATCCAGAGAGGCCTAAAAAAG CACCTGCTTTTAGCTCCATCAGATGTCGCTGGATGGGGCACCTTCATCAAAGAGTCCGTTCAGAAGAATGAGTTCATCTCTGAATACTGTGGAGAG ctGATCTCCCAAGATGAGGCAGACCGACGTGGAAGGATCTATGACAAATACATGTCTAGCTTCCTTTTCAACTTGAACAAAG ACTTTGTTGTGGATGCCACACGAAAGGGGAATAAAATCCGCTTTGCAAATCATTCAGTTAATCCCAACTGCTACGCTAAAG TGGTAATGGTGAATGGAGACCACCGCATCGGTATTTTTGCCAAACGAGCTATCCTGCAAGGAGAGGAGCTCTTCTTTGACTACAGGTAG